The Moorena sp. SIOASIH genomic sequence TTGATAAAGCTAAGCCCGTTGTTTTGTCCAGCTTTTCATACACTCCATTAACAAGAATTTGGTCTTGGGTAATTCTGTAAATGGGGAGCACCCCAAAATTGAAATTGTAATTTGCAAAGCGCCAATTTCGCTCAGCTCTAAACATCACGTCCGCTCCGCGCCTGAGGTCAGTGGCCAGGTCATAACTTCGTACATAATTTATATCAGGATACCAGTCCCAGTCATTGGGGTCAGGAGTAAACTGATTCATATTTTGATGTGATAGCGGTTGTTGATAGCCCACTGCGATTAGCCATTCCCTTGATATAACAGACCAACCCCAAGTCATGCGAGCGTTCACCTGATAACATGGGAGCTAGTTCACACCGTGCTAGGGCTTTATGGGGCCGTAGCATCTCCGTGGCAATTTGCCCTACGTCAAACTGATTTATTCATTTGTCGACACAGTTGATCTCGAAAGTCCCTATACCGTCATTTCTCAAACACCTCACATACTGGTAAGGCACCTTGGCCTGAAAAGTCAAGTCCTTACCTATAAGAAAATTGAAGTCTGCGGTGAAGGCATAAACAGTTGGAGTGAGAAGTGTTTCTCCTTTATACCAGCCAATTTCCATTGATCTCAATTTCACTGGAACTCCAAGGCTGAAACCCTGATCAGGTTTCATTGCACCCATAGTGCAGAATCCGGCATCTGAGCACCCCTGGGCTTGAACACCAATGCTAAGTACAGAAATAAGAGATACAGCTAGAAGATAGTTTAGGTTACGCATTCTTGGGTACATACTTTTGGCAAGGCAAAAGTAAATTTACTATAACCAGAATTTATTCGCGAGTCAAATAGGATTAGATTTTAGCATTCTGCACCACCCAGTTTCGAGCGTTTACAAAGGCTTCGATCCAAGGAGATACTTCATCATCTTTACGATCTTCAGGATAGTTAGCCCAGTTCCAGGGGAACATGGAACGTTCCAGGTGTGGCATCATGGCAAGATGTCTTCCGTTTTGGGAATGAATGAAGGCGGCGTCAAAATTAGAACCGTTAGGGTTGCCGGGGTATGCTGAGTAGCTATATTTTCCGGAAATCTTATATGATTGCTCCTCAAGGGGGAAGTTGAATTTGCCCTCGCCATGGGCCATCCAGATGCCGAGTCTTGTCCCTGCCATCGACTGCAGCATCACCGAGTTGTTTTCAGGAATATCAACATTAAGAAAGGAGCATTCGAATTTTCCTGAGCTATTGTGGTGCATTTTGGGATGCTGCTCATGCTCAGGGTAAATGAGCCCCAACTCCATCATTAGCTGGCACCCATTACACACGCCCAGGCTCAGCGTGTCTTCCCGGGCATAGAAATTGT encodes the following:
- a CDS encoding phosphoribosylformylglycinamidine synthase subunit PurQ; protein product: NFYAREDTLSLGVCNGCQLMMELGLIYPEHEQHPKMHHNSSGKFECSFLNVDIPENNSVMLQSMAGTRLGIWMAHGEGKFNFPLEEQSYKISGKYSYSAYPGNPNGSNFDAAFIHSQNGRHLAMMPHLERSMFPWNWANYPEDRKDDEVSPWIEAFVNARNWVVQNAKI